A stretch of the Vulcanisaeta souniana JCM 11219 genome encodes the following:
- the thpR gene encoding RNA 2',3'-cyclic phosphodiesterase, with translation MSRELYRVFIAVELTDKLKEPMIKMQKELMSSGVDMKPVEPENLHITLRFIGEISRELVEEVKKRLDAIKYSQFTIHVRGIGAFPNIDRPRVIWVGIEEGARDLMNLHELIMKFTGDIGERDEKGFVPHLTIARVKYVRNRDRYMEVVRKYENMDFGTQTVDSIKLKRSVLTPKGPIYSDLMTIKLS, from the coding sequence ATGTCAAGGGAATTATACAGAGTCTTCATTGCCGTGGAACTAACGGACAAATTAAAGGAACCCATGATAAAAATGCAGAAGGAGCTCATGAGCTCGGGGGTCGACATGAAACCAGTGGAGCCGGAGAACCTACACATAACCCTGAGATTCATTGGCGAGATAAGTAGGGAATTAGTGGAGGAGGTAAAGAAGAGACTGGATGCCATTAAGTACAGTCAATTCACAATACATGTTAGGGGAATCGGTGCATTCCCAAACATAGACAGACCAAGGGTTATTTGGGTGGGGATTGAGGAAGGCGCCAGGGACTTAATGAACCTCCATGAATTAATAATGAAATTCACGGGAGACATTGGAGAGAGGGATGAGAAAGGCTTCGTACCACACTTAACTATCGCCAGGGTTAAGTACGTTAGGAATAGGGACAGGTACATGGAGGTTGTTAGGAAGTACGAAAACATGGACTTCGGAACACAAACAGTAGACTCAATAAAGCTAAAGAGAAGCGTGTTAACACCAAAGGGACCAATATACAGCGATTTAATGACGATAAAACTATCGTAA
- a CDS encoding helix-turn-helix transcriptional regulator, translated as MSSDVPSLIKELNEKETKILTEIYKAGGEIMLRDIWKVMGIKSKAGMPFINKLEKRGLLTKENIGSGKRVMYKVKLTEFGSAVARELVEAGSLMKVLTYDLLTRIPCFYCPYIDMCGATDEITPEKCEYLNKWIYDMLREQHG; from the coding sequence GTGAGTAGTGACGTACCCTCATTAATTAAGGAATTGAATGAAAAAGAAACCAAGATCCTCACGGAAATATACAAGGCCGGCGGCGAGATCATGCTTAGGGACATTTGGAAGGTAATGGGCATAAAGAGCAAGGCCGGAATGCCATTCATAAACAAACTAGAGAAGAGGGGCCTACTTACGAAAGAAAACATAGGCAGTGGCAAGAGGGTCATGTACAAGGTTAAATTAACAGAGTTCGGCTCAGCAGTGGCCAGGGAACTCGTAGAAGCTGGGTCCCTAATGAAGGTGCTAACCTACGACCTACTAACAAGGATTCCCTGCTTCTACTGTCCATACATCGACATGTGTGGGGCAACGGATGAAATAACGCCAGAGAAATGTGAATACCTCAATAAGTGGATCTATGATATGCTTAGGGAACAACATGGCTAG
- a CDS encoding transcription initiation factor IIB — protein sequence MVTANKLVKSGTLMCKYCGSTDVVFDEDRGEFVCRKCGSVIEDHVIDPGPEWRAFGGEEAIARERTKPISPVFPDQGLGGTVIGIKPGITLQNKFRVLVRLNRYNQYQYTERRVSDLLNIMRQVKYGLNLPESVIEEAIILFRQLSSKQDLKGVRTKDLALVLLYVSCKRAKIVCPLRVLRSMLNIERSKSISRLLGIVRQVVGGNDIAIKSQEELGRFLQKVVNSLRLNDDVRFHVTKLAMDIVNEGQRKRLTNGRTFYALVASAVYIAVTLMGVRKRQRDVAETSGVTDVTIRNRYKEVISRINIIIEV from the coding sequence ATGGTCACGGCAAATAAATTAGTAAAAAGCGGGACACTTATGTGTAAGTACTGCGGGTCTACGGACGTTGTCTTTGACGAGGATAGAGGCGAGTTTGTTTGCAGGAAGTGTGGTTCAGTAATTGAGGATCACGTAATAGACCCTGGGCCTGAATGGAGGGCGTTTGGCGGTGAGGAGGCCATAGCCCGCGAAAGAACCAAGCCAATAAGTCCAGTATTTCCTGACCAGGGCCTTGGTGGCACTGTAATCGGCATAAAGCCAGGCATAACATTGCAGAATAAGTTTAGGGTGCTGGTTAGGCTTAATAGATATAATCAGTACCAGTATACCGAGAGGAGGGTTTCTGACCTGCTCAATATAATGAGGCAAGTCAAGTACGGGCTTAATTTGCCGGAGAGCGTTATTGAGGAGGCCATAATATTGTTTAGGCAATTATCCAGTAAGCAGGACCTTAAGGGTGTTAGGACTAAGGACCTTGCCCTTGTCCTACTTTACGTATCCTGCAAGCGGGCGAAGATCGTGTGTCCACTACGCGTATTAAGAAGCATGCTGAATATCGAGAGGAGTAAGAGCATTAGTAGGTTGTTGGGTATCGTTAGGCAGGTTGTTGGCGGTAATGATATTGCCATAAAGAGCCAGGAGGAACTCGGTAGGTTCCTCCAGAAGGTTGTTAATTCACTTAGGCTTAATGATGATGTTAGGTTCCACGTAACTAAGTTGGCCATGGACATAGTAAATGAGGGTCAACGTAAGCGTTTGACCAATGGCAGGACGTTCTATGCTCTAGTGGCCTCCGCGGTCTACATAGCCGTAACCCTAATGGGCGTTAGGAAGAGGCAGCGTGATGTTGCTGAGACCTCTGGCGTCACTGACGTAACCATTAGGAACCGCTATAAGGAGGTTATTTCCAGGATCAATATTATTATTGAGGTCTAA
- a CDS encoding H/ACA ribonucleoprotein complex subunit GAR1, which translates to MFKKIGDVLHVSQDRRFVLKLAFVPPLGITVYDYAMRRVGKLYDVIGPVKSPYGLIKPDPQVSNPGGFVGKSVYVRDIDLRRRGRGGGHGHGK; encoded by the coding sequence ATGTTCAAGAAAATAGGCGATGTACTACATGTATCCCAGGATAGGAGATTCGTACTTAAGCTGGCATTTGTACCGCCGCTTGGCATTACCGTTTATGATTATGCAATGAGGAGGGTAGGGAAGCTATACGATGTCATAGGCCCTGTGAAATCCCCATACGGGTTGATTAAGCCGGACCCGCAGGTCTCAAATCCTGGGGGCTTTGTCGGTAAGTCGGTGTACGTGAGAGATATTGATTTAAGGAGGAGAGGTAGGGGTGGTGGTCATGGTCACGGCAAATAA
- a CDS encoding carbamate kinase yields the protein MLLVIALGGNAFAKEGGKVGSPEEQWERVRLAASDVADMIEEGFDVVVTHGNGPQAGLLAERVGDYLSLDMIDAATEGWMGYLIANALTSEFMRRGILRKPVVIISRSIVNKNDPAFQNPTKYVGPLYDKETADKLSRKRGWVFKWDARGGFRRVVPSPEPMDIMELDAIKLLIREGYVPITVGGGGVPVVMNGEARGVDAVIDKDLASQVLANSINSDYLLILTDVDYIYVNFRKTNQARLVEVAVDEVERYYENGQFPPGSMGPKVLAAIRFLRNGGKTAYIGPLGRARDILRGQIGTRIIRRE from the coding sequence GTGCTACTTGTAATAGCACTAGGTGGTAATGCCTTCGCTAAGGAGGGCGGTAAGGTCGGTTCACCCGAGGAGCAGTGGGAACGGGTTAGGCTCGCAGCGAGTGACGTGGCTGATATGATCGAGGAGGGGTTCGACGTGGTCGTTACCCATGGTAATGGACCACAGGCCGGTTTACTTGCCGAAAGGGTTGGTGATTACCTGAGCCTTGACATGATTGATGCAGCAACCGAGGGTTGGATGGGCTACCTAATAGCCAACGCCCTAACCAGTGAGTTTATGCGGCGGGGTATTCTGCGGAAACCCGTAGTAATTATTTCCAGGTCCATAGTTAATAAGAACGATCCTGCCTTTCAAAACCCCACGAAATACGTAGGCCCTCTATATGATAAGGAGACTGCGGATAAATTATCGAGGAAAAGAGGGTGGGTGTTCAAGTGGGATGCACGTGGTGGGTTTAGGAGGGTTGTGCCATCGCCAGAGCCCATGGATATAATGGAACTTGACGCAATAAAGCTACTAATTAGGGAGGGTTATGTACCCATTACTGTTGGTGGTGGAGGAGTACCCGTGGTGATGAATGGCGAGGCGAGGGGTGTTGATGCCGTCATCGACAAGGACCTGGCAAGCCAGGTATTGGCTAATTCTATTAACTCGGATTACCTATTAATACTCACGGATGTGGATTATATATATGTAAACTTCCGGAAAACCAACCAGGCTAGGTTGGTTGAGGTTGCGGTTGATGAAGTTGAGAGGTACTACGAGAATGGGCAATTCCCGCCAGGCAGTATGGGGCCTAAGGTGCTGGCTGCCATTAGGTTCCTAAGGAATGGCGGGAAGACGGCATACATAGGGCCGTTAGGAAGAGCCAGGGACATATTAAGGGGTCAAATTGGAACCAGGATAATACGAAGAGAGTAA
- a CDS encoding NCS1 family nucleobase:cation symporter-1 encodes MGNSYKGISKFREGVLVYTTDRVEAVNYDLKRGQIELTKGYPEEKYLWNTDFHPTPIKKRNWDWYTYAAIWFGMAFIVPSWSLASVGLSLGLGTLDSILLVFLGNLIVLIPMIIQSHGGARYGVPEPVLTRTRWGVYGAVFPSWIRAIIGAGWWGIETYIMTEAAVGIYAILTHRLGVLQSYVAKGIANPYTLSVAFPQVFWITFAVIIALQILLLYFSPVPEAQPALKWFARLAAPLVLLGFLILWYNFMGISHWNFGQILSVKPTVAGTNYWITWLAFLNANIAYWATMALSMPDYTRFAKSQFAQTIGQVPMPFMMLVIALLGVTTTGAIEEAYHVTIWDPILASTLYLQPTLAVFLNVLFLLATFSVNVFANTVGPAYDFANTFPRKFTWFRGALLVIAISIILGAWTFYGSAYGYLYNWLLTYGGLLGSVEGIIIFDYALIRRFKFELTDVFWSRGRFRYWRGINPAAFVTFAVVEFIIYAPFIPYHSIIFSNSWLLSFLLSGLIYVPLMIYWVIPKYQPELKGSLFKGGYVSKEVLHVFNNGKG; translated from the coding sequence ATGGGTAATTCTTATAAAGGTATTTCGAAATTCCGTGAGGGCGTCTTGGTATACACAACGGATAGGGTTGAGGCCGTGAATTATGACTTAAAAAGAGGCCAGATTGAACTAACAAAGGGGTATCCAGAGGAGAAATATCTATGGAATACTGACTTTCATCCGACACCGATCAAGAAAAGGAATTGGGATTGGTATACCTATGCAGCTATTTGGTTTGGAATGGCCTTTATAGTGCCAAGCTGGTCCCTGGCAAGTGTCGGCCTGTCCCTTGGCTTGGGAACACTGGATTCAATACTACTCGTGTTTCTAGGCAACCTAATAGTCCTGATACCAATGATAATACAGAGCCATGGTGGCGCGAGGTATGGAGTACCGGAGCCGGTCCTAACGAGGACCAGGTGGGGTGTCTATGGAGCAGTCTTTCCAAGCTGGATTAGGGCAATTATTGGTGCAGGGTGGTGGGGAATAGAGACCTACATAATGACGGAGGCCGCCGTGGGCATATACGCAATACTTACCCATAGGCTCGGTGTTCTGCAGAGTTACGTGGCCAAGGGCATTGCGAATCCATACACACTGAGCGTGGCTTTCCCGCAGGTCTTCTGGATTACCTTCGCAGTAATAATTGCGCTTCAAATCCTACTACTTTACTTCTCTCCGGTGCCTGAGGCGCAACCGGCGCTTAAGTGGTTTGCAAGACTTGCGGCACCCTTGGTCCTACTCGGCTTTTTAATACTTTGGTATAACTTCATGGGCATCTCCCACTGGAACTTCGGGCAAATACTCTCAGTGAAGCCCACGGTTGCTGGAACTAATTACTGGATTACGTGGCTGGCCTTCCTAAACGCGAACATAGCCTATTGGGCTACCATGGCATTATCAATGCCTGACTACACGAGGTTCGCCAAAAGCCAGTTTGCACAGACTATTGGTCAAGTACCCATGCCGTTCATGATGCTCGTAATAGCGTTACTCGGCGTCACAACGACAGGAGCCATTGAGGAAGCATACCATGTAACCATTTGGGACCCAATACTTGCATCAACACTATACCTACAACCAACACTGGCTGTATTTCTGAATGTATTGTTCCTGCTGGCTACGTTTTCAGTTAATGTTTTTGCAAACACCGTGGGTCCTGCATACGACTTCGCAAACACGTTCCCAAGGAAATTCACCTGGTTCAGGGGCGCCCTGTTGGTGATTGCCATCTCAATCATACTGGGGGCATGGACATTTTACGGTTCAGCCTACGGCTACCTATATAATTGGTTATTGACGTATGGTGGGTTGCTGGGCTCTGTTGAGGGAATAATAATATTTGACTACGCCTTAATCAGGAGGTTTAAGTTTGAATTGACTGACGTATTCTGGAGCAGGGGTAGGTTTAGGTACTGGAGGGGAATTAACCCGGCGGCATTCGTAACATTCGCAGTAGTGGAGTTCATAATCTACGCGCCCTTTATACCATACCACAGCATAATATTCAGTAACTCATGGCTACTGTCCTTCCTACTCTCTGGCCTAATCTATGTACCACTAATGATCTACTGGGTCATACCTAAGTACCAACCTGAACTAAAGGGTTCGCTTTTCAAGGGAGGCTATGTAAGCAAGGAGGTACTACATGTGTTTAACAACGGCAAAGGTTAA
- a CDS encoding enoyl-CoA hydratase/isomerase family protein: MNREYMRNVATAVSGNALIIRLNRPEKRNAFSLELTLSTRDAVAAGCRDYGGVIITGEGKVFSAGLDLAEVYGFKTIDDSRKYFSAIRDLVVTIANCERPVIALVNGSAYGFATELLYFVDHVVAVRGSEFSLPGIRYGLVPVTPAFAPYLFGILRSRFFLDRDFRLGTDEAVAWGLVHRVVDNVDEGLRESLGLIEKINDVPHGTYLAIKKLMISSLIREASDRWDELLNTLAVESLKPEVKARLGKFLRK, encoded by the coding sequence ATGAATAGGGAATACATGAGAAACGTGGCCACTGCAGTATCAGGGAATGCATTAATAATCAGACTTAACAGGCCCGAGAAGAGGAACGCATTCAGTCTTGAATTAACCTTAAGCACCAGGGATGCGGTGGCGGCTGGATGCAGGGATTACGGAGGCGTCATAATCACAGGCGAGGGCAAGGTTTTCTCGGCGGGTCTCGACCTTGCTGAGGTTTACGGCTTTAAAACAATAGATGATTCAAGGAAGTATTTCTCAGCCATTAGGGACTTGGTCGTAACCATCGCTAATTGCGAAAGGCCAGTGATAGCCCTAGTGAATGGTTCCGCCTATGGCTTTGCAACGGAGTTACTGTACTTTGTTGACCATGTTGTTGCTGTTAGAGGTTCCGAGTTTTCCCTGCCTGGTATTAGGTATGGGCTTGTGCCTGTGACGCCGGCCTTTGCGCCTTACCTCTTCGGTATTTTGAGGTCCAGGTTCTTCCTTGACAGGGACTTCAGATTAGGCACTGATGAGGCTGTTGCCTGGGGCCTTGTTCATAGAGTTGTTGATAATGTCGATGAAGGATTGAGAGAATCCCTAGGCCTCATTGAAAAGATAAATGATGTGCCTCATGGCACTTACCTAGCGATTAAGAAATTGATGATCAGTTCATTAATTAGGGAAGCCAGTGATAGGTGGGATGAATTACTAAATACGTTGGCTGTGGAATCCCTGAAGCCCGAGGTTAAGGCGAGACTTGGGAAATTCCTTAGGAAATAA
- a CDS encoding precorrin-2 dehydrogenase/sirohydrochlorin ferrochelatase family protein, with amino-acid sequence MDLWKVIHVRVPLFIEFNGRNVLVIGGGAVGTRRAVKFLLAGANVRVLSLEFSNELIHYAEQGKLELINGDAHDLELLRRNIEWADLVVIATNDSVINERVRKTARELRKLFNDATNAEETEVVVPFEGEINGIRIAITTEGLSGVIARRTLDKVMNFLREDEELMNMARVWYAVKSRLKETVSDVRTRLSLYMELDNDEKFNELARRGLVDEALNYVMNKALSSG; translated from the coding sequence ATGGATCTCTGGAAAGTAATACATGTGAGGGTACCTTTATTCATTGAGTTTAATGGAAGGAATGTTCTGGTGATTGGAGGTGGCGCTGTTGGTACCAGGAGAGCCGTTAAGTTCCTCCTGGCGGGCGCGAATGTCAGAGTATTAAGTCTTGAGTTTAGTAATGAATTAATCCATTATGCCGAGCAAGGAAAACTCGAATTAATTAATGGTGATGCCCATGACTTGGAACTACTGAGGAGAAACATAGAGTGGGCTGACTTAGTTGTCATTGCGACTAACGACTCCGTGATCAATGAAAGAGTAAGGAAGACAGCCAGGGAATTAAGGAAGTTGTTTAATGATGCCACCAATGCCGAGGAAACTGAGGTTGTCGTGCCCTTTGAGGGCGAGATTAATGGCATAAGAATTGCCATAACCACGGAGGGGCTTAGCGGTGTCATCGCCAGGAGAACACTGGATAAGGTAATGAATTTCCTAAGGGAGGACGAGGAATTAATGAACATGGCCAGGGTTTGGTATGCGGTTAAGAGTAGGCTTAAGGAAACCGTCAGCGATGTAAGGACTAGGTTGAGTTTATACATGGAGCTTGATAATGATGAGAAATTCAATGAATTAGCAAGGAGGGGCTTAGTCGATGAGGCCCTAAACTACGTCATGAATAAGGCCTTATCCAGTGGCTAG
- the upp gene encoding uracil phosphoribosyltransferase: MGRVVVIDHPLAQAILTTLRNRDTKQIEFRKGLVRLGRLMGYEIVKSMDIENVEVETPLGVKARGVRIRDLDHVVIIQVLRAAMPLVEGLVKIFANARMGVVSARRVEESHSPGSLDFDIEITYVKVPRILGDDTLIVADPMLATGSTITAVLKHVLKYGSPKRVIIASVIATKYGIERVLREYPFSEIYTVAIDPEINERGYIVPGLGDAGDRAFGSQ, translated from the coding sequence TTGGGCAGAGTCGTCGTGATAGATCACCCATTGGCGCAGGCGATCTTAACGACACTTAGGAATAGGGATACGAAACAGATTGAGTTTAGGAAGGGTCTCGTTAGGCTTGGTAGGTTGATGGGTTATGAAATAGTGAAGTCAATGGACATAGAAAACGTGGAGGTGGAGACGCCACTTGGTGTTAAGGCAAGGGGGGTCAGGATTAGGGACCTTGACCACGTGGTCATTATACAAGTGCTCAGGGCCGCAATGCCTCTGGTTGAGGGCCTAGTGAAGATATTCGCGAATGCAAGGATGGGCGTCGTTAGCGCGAGGAGGGTTGAGGAATCGCATAGCCCTGGCTCACTGGATTTTGACATTGAGATAACCTATGTCAAGGTACCGAGGATTCTCGGAGACGATACGTTAATAGTCGCTGATCCAATGCTCGCAACGGGTTCCACAATAACTGCCGTGCTCAAACACGTCCTTAAATATGGAAGCCCCAAGAGGGTTATTATAGCCAGTGTGATTGCAACTAAGTACGGCATAGAAAGGGTGCTCAGGGAATACCCGTTTTCCGAGATATACACTGTTGCTATAGACCCTGAGATAAATGAGAGGGGTTACATAGTACCTGGCCTAGGCGATGCGGGTGACCGAGCCTTTGGAAGCCAATGA
- a CDS encoding Fis family transcriptional regulator, which translates to MRRFLSALWAKLSNRPLALCDSGDVDGITSAALFLRKYSNGVVVLAAPSEVNRSWWIKRLFWTFVADLPCPGKALIRADHHRTNKPCAKVEFYDPEAPCSALMAMKAFGLEGDPVANSLVKVAIETDTASVTSDEAEKLDLAVRFASYNEKIYIVRSLAVNGLGSLNNVKIRDLVNRGYRAKKLMLEIASRIPIREVINIYSPVNLGISYRQLTIELQHRGAKMVNILLRLDRRTFRYYCGADRSSPYDCTQVAARLGGGGHKYASGAQYKSPFFSPGKGIEVFINTLKTYLNTDRLEVLELTGNSVRAMTY; encoded by the coding sequence ATGAGGAGGTTTTTATCGGCATTGTGGGCTAAGCTGAGTAATAGGCCATTGGCACTTTGTGATAGTGGTGACGTTGATGGTATAACGAGCGCAGCTTTATTCCTAAGGAAGTATTCAAACGGCGTTGTGGTCCTTGCCGCACCGAGCGAGGTCAATAGGTCCTGGTGGATTAAACGCCTTTTCTGGACCTTCGTAGCAGATCTACCATGCCCAGGCAAAGCCCTGATAAGGGCTGATCATCACAGGACTAACAAGCCCTGTGCCAAGGTTGAGTTTTACGACCCAGAGGCCCCCTGTTCTGCATTAATGGCCATGAAGGCCTTTGGTTTAGAGGGCGATCCTGTGGCGAATAGTTTGGTTAAGGTTGCCATAGAGACGGACACAGCTAGTGTAACAAGTGATGAGGCTGAGAAGCTTGATTTGGCGGTTAGGTTTGCGTCATATAATGAGAAGATCTACATTGTGAGGAGCCTAGCCGTTAATGGGCTTGGCTCATTGAATAATGTCAAAATACGTGACCTTGTGAATAGGGGTTATAGGGCTAAGAAGCTCATGCTTGAGATCGCCAGTAGGATACCAATTAGGGAGGTAATTAATATCTACAGCCCGGTAAATCTCGGTATATCCTACAGGCAATTAACCATTGAACTTCAGCACAGGGGCGCCAAGATGGTAAACATACTACTCAGACTGGACAGGAGGACCTTCAGGTATTACTGCGGTGCTGATAGGAGCAGTCCATATGACTGCACGCAGGTGGCCGCAAGGCTCGGTGGTGGCGGGCATAAGTACGCCTCCGGTGCCCAATACAAGTCGCCATTTTTCAGTCCAGGGAAGGGCATTGAGGTCTTCATAAATACGTTGAAGACCTACCTAAATACAGATAGGCTTGAGGTTCTTGAATTAACGGGAAACTCCGTAAGAGCAATGACATATTAA
- a CDS encoding HesA/MoeB/ThiF family protein, giving the protein MSSIQLIDRYSRQVAVIGKEGQEKLSRARVAVIGLGGLGSLVSMYLAGAGVGELTIVDYDTISVTDLHRQLLYREEDVGKPKVEVAISRLHALNPTVKIKPVNDALVEENAEVVLDGVDVVVDALDNWLGRQVLNEAIVKLRKPLVHGAVNGWYGQVSTIIPGRTPCLFELVHARSLPQCVGYCPVIGPVVGVVASIEATEVIKLITGIGEPLINKLLIIDGKNWVIDEIKLSRVDNCPVCSRYLKEK; this is encoded by the coding sequence ATGAGTTCCATACAATTAATTGATAGGTATTCAAGGCAAGTCGCGGTTATCGGTAAGGAGGGTCAGGAGAAATTATCGAGGGCTCGGGTTGCCGTGATTGGACTTGGCGGCCTTGGTTCACTGGTGTCCATGTACCTTGCTGGTGCTGGTGTTGGTGAGTTAACGATAGTCGATTACGATACCATCAGCGTAACGGATCTTCACAGGCAATTACTGTATAGGGAGGAGGATGTTGGTAAGCCAAAGGTTGAGGTCGCAATCAGTAGGCTCCATGCCCTTAATCCAACAGTTAAAATAAAGCCCGTAAATGATGCATTGGTGGAGGAGAATGCCGAGGTGGTTCTCGATGGCGTGGACGTTGTGGTTGACGCTCTTGATAATTGGTTAGGTAGGCAAGTACTTAACGAGGCTATTGTTAAGTTGAGGAAACCCCTGGTCCATGGCGCGGTGAATGGTTGGTACGGGCAAGTATCGACAATAATACCGGGTAGGACTCCCTGCCTTTTTGAGTTGGTTCATGCCAGGTCATTACCTCAGTGCGTGGGTTACTGCCCCGTTATTGGTCCGGTGGTTGGTGTTGTGGCTTCGATAGAGGCGACCGAGGTCATTAAGTTGATAACGGGGATAGGCGAGCCCCTCATTAATAAGTTATTAATTATTGATGGTAAGAATTGGGTCATTGATGAGATAAAGCTTAGTAGGGTTGATAATTGCCCTGTTTGTTCAAGATATCTTAAGGAAAAATAA
- a CDS encoding MFS transporter yields MRSVRSSLPYLPILMIRVGSGANTFLISYLSPGNNLMIGIILASYPFVEALSSFIAGYMADRLGRRLTLILGYTWILIFMVMIYLAITLVKNPLLTAVFNGVMGFGAALVLVSALAMITDLTERNHRGLGMGIFDFMNIFGYALGYMIGSILYQVMGNSTAFMALLALLLIFYVAIISYIIETKPSGGSVYLNPLRGVSRKVIPTLPIWFSITMILGAAIYSGRAIGSIKGVMPIHVGALFLGATLVVGLGSVFFGYMSDRLGRLRMMSIGVTGVAIGLMILAALLLMGVNPIIAVAASAPFIFMASAVVPSILALTGDEALISMRGSAMGLYSLVLGFGMGLGSILGSYSYVKLGLGGIALLALLVFIMAFIFYAILRAILLKK; encoded by the coding sequence ATGAGGAGCGTCAGGTCGTCATTACCATATTTGCCAATACTCATGATTAGGGTTGGCTCAGGAGCCAATACGTTCCTGATCTCTTACTTATCACCAGGTAATAACTTAATGATAGGCATAATACTTGCCTCATACCCGTTCGTGGAGGCCCTTAGCTCATTCATAGCAGGCTACATGGCTGATCGACTGGGCAGAAGACTAACGCTTATCCTTGGGTATACCTGGATACTAATATTCATGGTAATGATATACCTGGCAATCACCCTGGTGAAAAACCCATTATTAACTGCAGTATTTAATGGCGTAATGGGCTTTGGAGCAGCCCTTGTCCTTGTATCAGCACTGGCCATGATAACAGACCTAACGGAAAGAAACCATAGGGGATTGGGCATGGGTATTTTCGACTTCATGAACATATTTGGTTATGCACTGGGCTACATGATTGGATCCATCCTATACCAAGTAATGGGGAATTCCACCGCATTCATGGCATTACTGGCATTATTGTTAATATTCTACGTAGCCATCATCAGCTACATAATCGAAACAAAACCCAGCGGTGGATCAGTATACCTAAATCCACTAAGGGGTGTTTCAAGGAAGGTAATACCGACGCTACCCATTTGGTTTTCAATAACCATGATACTTGGCGCCGCAATATACTCAGGCAGGGCAATAGGAAGTATTAAGGGCGTCATGCCTATACACGTGGGCGCCTTATTCCTAGGCGCGACGCTTGTGGTTGGCTTGGGCTCCGTATTCTTTGGGTACATGTCGGACAGGCTTGGTAGGTTGAGAATGATGAGCATCGGGGTTACCGGCGTGGCGATTGGGTTAATGATATTAGCGGCACTACTACTAATGGGTGTGAATCCCATAATTGCTGTTGCAGCGTCAGCGCCGTTCATCTTCATGGCATCTGCCGTGGTACCATCAATACTGGCATTAACCGGAGATGAGGCATTAATAAGCATGAGGGGTTCGGCAATGGGCCTATACAGCCTAGTACTCGGGTTCGGCATGGGGTTGGGCAGCATCCTGGGTAGTTACTCATACGTGAAGTTGGGACTCGGTGGGATAGCATTATTAGCCCTGTTGGTCTTCATAATGGCATTTATATTCTACGCGATACTTAGGGCGATCCTCCTCAAGAAATGA